CCTATACGTTTGTCTACGTTTTCCCACAGAGAAGTAGATGAACTCCTTGCATAGAGCGATCTCCTCATTCCGGGGGGGAGAGGAGATCGCCCTCAGCCTTTGAAGGCATCCTTTGACGGTTTTACGATCCACGTGATCGTGGGAGGTGATCCCAAAGACCCAATGAGAAACGCTTTCTAATACCAGCGCGCCCTTGAAGCGTGAACCGGGGGGGAAGCGCTCGGTGGATCCGATGTTGTGCAGTCAGACGTATCAGTTGCTGGGGGGGAGATCCACGGGGCGCCCGGAAAACGCGGCTGAGTTTTCGGTACCTCAGGGCGCATGGGTGTTGGTCATTAGGTTTGAAGACATTGGCCTTAGCCGCCAACACGTCCACGCTACCGGTATGTCAGCCATACGCCGTTCATGGCTGATGGCTGACCTGCTGTGAAAGCTGAGGAGAAGTCATCATGAAAATTCTAGCCGCCGTGACAGTGCTCACAATTCTTCTGCTGCCCCTAAACATTTACGCCATAGCAGAAGGTCCGACCTGGAAGCAAACACTTGCCCAGGCCGTGAACCTGAAGCAGCAGGGCGACTGGGCTGACGCTCTTAGAGAGGCCAGGACTGCTCTGACAAAGGCGGAGCAATCATTCGGCCGCGATAGCCTCAACGCATCGAAATCCCACATTCTGCTTGGCGAACTTTATGCTCAGCGAGGAAAATACCCTTCAGCGGAGATCCATTATTTGAAGGCGATCAGAATTCGCAACGATCTTTTCGGTGCGAACCACGTGAGCACGATTGGGCCTTTGACTTTGCTGGCCGAGTCGTATGCAAACCAGGGGAAGCCCGCCCGGGCCGGCGAGTTTTTCCTCAGGGCAGTAAAAGCCGGCCAGAATGCCGACGATCCGCAGACGGCAAGGGCATTGCTCGGGCTGGCGGCATTGAAGGCCGGAGAAGGCCGTCACCAGGACTCCGTAATCCTTTTCACTAAGGCGTTCGAGCTATGTGATCGGTCCAGCAAGTATGGTGAGCCTTTGTGTCTTGTCGCGGTCCGAAGCCTGATTGGTCGTAGCGACGTCCATATGGCACGAGGAGAATACTGGAGGGCAGCAACTTCTTACGAAAAAGCCCTGGGGTTGCTGGAGTCAAAAAAACATCCCGACGGCCTCTTGATGTACTCTGTTTTGAAGCGCCTCGGTGACGCGTATCGAAATGCCGGGTCGCCTACCCTGGCAAGTAACTATTACAGGCGCGCGATTGCCGTACAGACTCGAGAAAGCGGCCCCATGGTCGTAATGGCGCCTTCTTACAACAACTTGACAGCCGCAACTGAGTGATTTTCCCGAAGCCTGCGGCACTGTCCGAGAACCGGGCCGGTTGGGCCATTCTTCGTGGATGAGACATGCCGCAGGTGACCAAACCCCTGCTCAACGCCACACGCATGGGAACTTCTCCTGCGTCGAAACACACCTACTATTATGATTCTCAAGAGGTTTTCACGAATGGCCTCGCACTGCCGGACAAGACGGCCCCGCGCCGGGGGGACATACACAAGTTTGTCCGTGATTTCTTTCGAAAACTGCTATAGAGTGAGCCGTAACGGTTGAGGTCGGGGGGCGCGATGAGAGTCCGACACACAATTAAGGCGAACGAATTTATTTCTGATATCCGGTCAGGCG
This region of Desulfomonile tiedjei genomic DNA includes:
- a CDS encoding tetratricopeptide repeat protein is translated as MKILAAVTVLTILLLPLNIYAIAEGPTWKQTLAQAVNLKQQGDWADALREARTALTKAEQSFGRDSLNASKSHILLGELYAQRGKYPSAEIHYLKAIRIRNDLFGANHVSTIGPLTLLAESYANQGKPARAGEFFLRAVKAGQNADDPQTARALLGLAALKAGEGRHQDSVILFTKAFELCDRSSKYGEPLCLVAVRSLIGRSDVHMARGEYWRAATSYEKALGLLESKKHPDGLLMYSVLKRLGDAYRNAGSPTLASNYYRRAIAVQTRESGPMVVMAPSYNNLTAATE